Proteins from a genomic interval of Numida meleagris isolate 19003 breed g44 Domestic line unplaced genomic scaffold, NumMel1.0 unplaced_Scaffold295, whole genome shotgun sequence:
- the LOC110391096 gene encoding uncharacterized protein LOC110391096 isoform X6: protein MISWTICKQGTRFVEQNKEVLIRRAYREGEIIKELLQEGVLSSKQHDSIMAESTNQKRMQKLYELVPMWDVTAKYCLYKLRRSLERGQAFRRKGGPQAHLHAFVLGMDRRHLYGSYCSTAAGTSSGGCKEHMRKTYSWAELHSVAQLQN, encoded by the exons ATGATCTCCTGGACAATCTGCAAACAG GGGACAAGGTTTGTTGAGCAGAACAAAGAGGTTCTAATCCGGCGAGCCTACAGGGAGGGAGAGATCATCAAGGAACTCCTCCAGGAAGGTGTGCTGAGCTCCAAGCAGCATGACAGCATCATGGCAGAGAGCACCAACCAGAAGAGAATGCAGAAGCTCTATGAACTGGTGCCGATGTGGGATGTCACAGCCAAATATTGTCTGTACAAG TTGAGAAGAAGTCTAGAGAGAGGGCAAGCCTTCAGGAGAAAGGGAGGACCACAGGCGCATCTACACGCCTTTGTCCTTGGGATGGACAGGAGGCATTTGTATGGGAGCTACTGCTCAACAGCTGCGGGCACAAGTAGTGGAGGATGCAAAGAGCACATGAGGAAGACCTATTCTTGGGCAGAG CTTCATTCGGTGGCACAGCTTCAAAACTGA
- the LOC110391096 gene encoding uncharacterized protein LOC110391096 isoform X5: MISWTICKQGTRFVEQNKEVLIRRAYREGEIIKELLQEGVLSSKQHDSIMAESTNQKRMQKLYELVPMWDVTAKYCLYKLRRSLERGQAFRRKGGPQAHLHAFVLGMDRRHLYGSYCSTAAGTSSGGCKEHMRKTYSWAELPGYLIHELHSVAQLQN, from the exons ATGATCTCCTGGACAATCTGCAAACAG GGGACAAGGTTTGTTGAGCAGAACAAAGAGGTTCTAATCCGGCGAGCCTACAGGGAGGGAGAGATCATCAAGGAACTCCTCCAGGAAGGTGTGCTGAGCTCCAAGCAGCATGACAGCATCATGGCAGAGAGCACCAACCAGAAGAGAATGCAGAAGCTCTATGAACTGGTGCCGATGTGGGATGTCACAGCCAAATATTGTCTGTACAAG TTGAGAAGAAGTCTAGAGAGAGGGCAAGCCTTCAGGAGAAAGGGAGGACCACAGGCGCATCTACACGCCTTTGTCCTTGGGATGGACAGGAGGCATTTGTATGGGAGCTACTGCTCAACAGCTGCGGGCACAAGTAGTGGAGGATGCAAAGAGCACATGAGGAAGACCTATTCTTGGGCAGAG ctcccaggatATCTGATACACGAG CTTCATTCGGTGGCACAGCTTCAAAACTGA
- the LOC110391096 gene encoding uncharacterized protein LOC110391096 isoform X4, whose product MISWTICKQGTRFVEQNKEVLIRRAYREGEIIKELLQEGVLSSKQHDSIMAESTNQKRMQKLYELVPMWDVTAKYCLYKLRRSLERGQAFRRKGGPQAHLHAFVLGMDRRHLYGSYCSTAAGTSSGGCKEHMRKTYSWAEALLALQMSKDLDSSCLLTSLMH is encoded by the exons ATGATCTCCTGGACAATCTGCAAACAG GGGACAAGGTTTGTTGAGCAGAACAAAGAGGTTCTAATCCGGCGAGCCTACAGGGAGGGAGAGATCATCAAGGAACTCCTCCAGGAAGGTGTGCTGAGCTCCAAGCAGCATGACAGCATCATGGCAGAGAGCACCAACCAGAAGAGAATGCAGAAGCTCTATGAACTGGTGCCGATGTGGGATGTCACAGCCAAATATTGTCTGTACAAG TTGAGAAGAAGTCTAGAGAGAGGGCAAGCCTTCAGGAGAAAGGGAGGACCACAGGCGCATCTACACGCCTTTGTCCTTGGGATGGACAGGAGGCATTTGTATGGGAGCTACTGCTCAACAGCTGCGGGCACAAGTAGTGGAGGATGCAAAGAGCACATGAGGAAGACCTATTCTTGGGCAGAG GCACTCCTGGCACTTCAGATGTCTAAGGATCTGGATAGTTCTTGCCTTTTGACCTCTCTTATGCACTAA
- the LOC110391096 gene encoding uncharacterized protein LOC110391096 isoform X3 — MISWTICKQGTRFVEQNKEVLIRRAYREGEIIKELLQEGVLSSKQHDSIMAESTNQKRMQKLYELVPMWDVTAKYCLYKLRRSLERGQAFRRKGGPQAHLHAFVLGMDRRHLYGSYCSTAAGTSSGGCKEHMRKTYSWAELPGYLIHEALLALQMSKDLDSSCLLTSLMH; from the exons ATGATCTCCTGGACAATCTGCAAACAG GGGACAAGGTTTGTTGAGCAGAACAAAGAGGTTCTAATCCGGCGAGCCTACAGGGAGGGAGAGATCATCAAGGAACTCCTCCAGGAAGGTGTGCTGAGCTCCAAGCAGCATGACAGCATCATGGCAGAGAGCACCAACCAGAAGAGAATGCAGAAGCTCTATGAACTGGTGCCGATGTGGGATGTCACAGCCAAATATTGTCTGTACAAG TTGAGAAGAAGTCTAGAGAGAGGGCAAGCCTTCAGGAGAAAGGGAGGACCACAGGCGCATCTACACGCCTTTGTCCTTGGGATGGACAGGAGGCATTTGTATGGGAGCTACTGCTCAACAGCTGCGGGCACAAGTAGTGGAGGATGCAAAGAGCACATGAGGAAGACCTATTCTTGGGCAGAG ctcccaggatATCTGATACACGAG GCACTCCTGGCACTTCAGATGTCTAAGGATCTGGATAGTTCTTGCCTTTTGACCTCTCTTATGCACTAA
- the LOC110391096 gene encoding uncharacterized protein LOC110391096 isoform X2, whose product MISWTICKQGTRFVEQNKEVLIRRAYREGEIIKELLQEGVLSSKQHDSIMAESTNQKRMQKLYELVPMWDVTAKYCLYKLRRSLERGQAFRRKGGPQAHLHAFVLGMDRRHLYGSYCSTAAGTSSGGCKEHMRKTYSWAELPGYLIHEVSSELLSIVTSFAEPHHLLHTASHPSRNTLPKARLAWALHFFLLYTGQGPGSNRALQALLALQMSKDLDSSCLLTSLMH is encoded by the exons ATGATCTCCTGGACAATCTGCAAACAG GGGACAAGGTTTGTTGAGCAGAACAAAGAGGTTCTAATCCGGCGAGCCTACAGGGAGGGAGAGATCATCAAGGAACTCCTCCAGGAAGGTGTGCTGAGCTCCAAGCAGCATGACAGCATCATGGCAGAGAGCACCAACCAGAAGAGAATGCAGAAGCTCTATGAACTGGTGCCGATGTGGGATGTCACAGCCAAATATTGTCTGTACAAG TTGAGAAGAAGTCTAGAGAGAGGGCAAGCCTTCAGGAGAAAGGGAGGACCACAGGCGCATCTACACGCCTTTGTCCTTGGGATGGACAGGAGGCATTTGTATGGGAGCTACTGCTCAACAGCTGCGGGCACAAGTAGTGGAGGATGCAAAGAGCACATGAGGAAGACCTATTCTTGGGCAGAG ctcccaggatATCTGATACACGAGgtgagctctgagctgctgagcaTTGTCACTTCCTTTGCTGAACCACATCACCTTCTGCACACGGCCTCCCATCCCTCCAGAAATACCCTTCCAAAAGCACGTCTGGCTTGGGCTCtccactttttccttctgtatacAGGGCAGGGACCTGGCTCCAACAGAGCTCTTCAG GCACTCCTGGCACTTCAGATGTCTAAGGATCTGGATAGTTCTTGCCTTTTGACCTCTCTTATGCACTAA
- the LOC110391096 gene encoding uncharacterized protein LOC110391096 isoform X1, whose protein sequence is MISWTICKQGTRFVEQNKEVLIRRAYREGEIIKELLQEGVLSSKQHDSIMAESTNQKRMQKLYELVPMWDVTAKYCLYKLRRSLERGQAFRRKGGPQAHLHAFVLGMDRRHLYGSYCSTAAGTSSGGCKEHMRKTYSWAELPGYLIHEVSSELLSIVTSFAEPHHLLHTASHPSRNTLPKARLAWALHFFLLYTGQGPGSNRALQVKKVRNISDTYTIMTDKTEVQGCCSQAM, encoded by the exons ATGATCTCCTGGACAATCTGCAAACAG GGGACAAGGTTTGTTGAGCAGAACAAAGAGGTTCTAATCCGGCGAGCCTACAGGGAGGGAGAGATCATCAAGGAACTCCTCCAGGAAGGTGTGCTGAGCTCCAAGCAGCATGACAGCATCATGGCAGAGAGCACCAACCAGAAGAGAATGCAGAAGCTCTATGAACTGGTGCCGATGTGGGATGTCACAGCCAAATATTGTCTGTACAAG TTGAGAAGAAGTCTAGAGAGAGGGCAAGCCTTCAGGAGAAAGGGAGGACCACAGGCGCATCTACACGCCTTTGTCCTTGGGATGGACAGGAGGCATTTGTATGGGAGCTACTGCTCAACAGCTGCGGGCACAAGTAGTGGAGGATGCAAAGAGCACATGAGGAAGACCTATTCTTGGGCAGAG ctcccaggatATCTGATACACGAGgtgagctctgagctgctgagcaTTGTCACTTCCTTTGCTGAACCACATCACCTTCTGCACACGGCCTCCCATCCCTCCAGAAATACCCTTCCAAAAGCACGTCTGGCTTGGGCTCtccactttttccttctgtatacAGGGCAGGGACCTGGCTCCAACAGAGCTCTTCAGGTTAAGAaagtcagaaatatttctgacacATATACTATCATGACTGATAAGACAGAGGTACAGGGATGTTGTAGCCAAGCAATGTAG